The Pseudomonadota bacterium genome includes a region encoding these proteins:
- a CDS encoding YbaN family protein: protein MHVLSVAASVSVGQPATRRLGYLALAYGCVGLGVVGAFLPVMPTTPFLLVALWAGARSSPRLRYRLYRHPRYGPPLRAWHRHGAVARSAKLAACALMIASWSVLWLVGTPGWILATMGVFFIAVMSFILTRPAYRAEQPETAGCNLNR, encoded by the coding sequence ATACATGTATTATCAGTTGCAGCAAGCGTGAGCGTCGGCCAACCCGCCACCCGGCGACTTGGCTATCTGGCGCTGGCCTATGGCTGCGTCGGGCTCGGAGTGGTCGGTGCATTCCTGCCGGTCATGCCGACAACACCGTTTCTGCTGGTGGCGCTGTGGGCCGGCGCCCGTTCGTCACCCCGCTTGCGCTACCGGCTCTATCGGCATCCGCGCTACGGGCCGCCCCTGCGCGCCTGGCACCGCCACGGCGCCGTGGCGAGAAGCGCGAAGCTGGCCGCCTGCGCGCTGATGATCGCCAGCTGGTCAGTGCTGTGGCTGGTCGGCACGCCCGGCTGGATCCTGGCCACGATGGGTGTGTTTTTCATTGCTGTCATGAGCTTTATTCTGACCCGACCCGCTTACCGGGCCGAACAACCCGAGACTGCTGGATGCAACCTGAATCGATAA
- a CDS encoding NnrS family protein yields MQPESITVATPTRFALWACPFRPFFLATGVYAVVALGGWLAALFCGWLLPTTIAPMQWHSHEMLYGMVAAAIAGFLLTAMSNWTGTAPLSGRALQGLFALWLIGRLAMWTASWLPGWVVAVADLAFLLGVAVYAGRVIIAAGNYRNLPLVAVVSVLWLANLLFHAGILSGDPELARRAQMATIFVIVLLIVIIGGRITPAFTRNWLLRRQADPKRVRTYALIEVTAISATALLVLMVLAGAPEALLAGTSLVAGVANAARVIGWSGWVAARDPLVWILHVGYAWIPIGLLLMAAATGFSLVADTVWLHALGPGAMGVMIVGVMTRVAIGHTGRELALPKPALAAYLLILLAALVRLATGLGVMPYQPGVLLTGAAWAGAFMVFLAVYLPILLRPRPDGRPG; encoded by the coding sequence ATGCAACCTGAATCGATAACCGTTGCGACCCCGACCCGCTTTGCGCTTTGGGCATGTCCGTTCCGACCGTTTTTCCTGGCCACCGGCGTGTATGCGGTCGTGGCACTGGGCGGCTGGCTGGCCGCCCTGTTCTGCGGCTGGCTGTTGCCGACCACGATCGCGCCGATGCAGTGGCACAGTCATGAAATGCTCTATGGCATGGTCGCGGCAGCCATCGCCGGTTTTCTGCTCACGGCCATGTCCAACTGGACCGGCACGGCGCCGCTTTCCGGACGCGCCTTGCAGGGACTGTTTGCGCTTTGGCTGATCGGACGCCTGGCGATGTGGACGGCGTCATGGCTGCCAGGCTGGGTGGTGGCCGTCGCCGATCTCGCATTCCTGCTGGGCGTAGCCGTCTACGCCGGGCGCGTCATCATCGCTGCCGGCAACTACCGAAACCTGCCGCTGGTTGCCGTCGTCTCGGTGCTTTGGCTGGCCAACCTGCTGTTTCATGCCGGCATTCTGAGCGGTGACCCCGAACTCGCACGTCGTGCCCAGATGGCCACGATATTCGTCATTGTCCTGCTGATCGTGATCATCGGCGGCCGAATCACGCCGGCATTCACGCGCAACTGGCTGCTGCGACGCCAGGCCGATCCTAAGCGCGTGCGCACTTATGCCCTGATCGAGGTCACCGCGATCTCGGCAACGGCCCTGCTGGTGTTGATGGTGCTTGCCGGCGCGCCAGAGGCTTTGCTTGCCGGCACGTCGCTGGTGGCCGGCGTGGCCAATGCGGCCCGCGTCATCGGCTGGTCGGGCTGGGTGGCGGCACGCGATCCGCTGGTCTGGATTCTGCACGTTGGCTACGCCTGGATTCCGATTGGCCTGTTGCTGATGGCCGCGGCCACCGGGTTCTCGCTGGTAGCGGATACGGTCTGGCTGCATGCGCTTGGACCGGGGGCGATGGGCGTGATGATCGTCGGTGTGATGACGCGCGTGGCCATTGGTCATACCGGGCGCGAACTGGCGCTTCCAAAGCCGGCCCTGGCGGCTTATCTACTCATTCTGCTGGCCGCACTCGTGCGCCTGGCCACAGGCCTCGGCGTCATGCCCTACCAGCCAGGCGTGCTGCTGACCGGCGCGGCATGGGCCGGTGCCTTCATGGTCTTTCTGGCCGTATACCTGCCGATCCTGCTGCGGCCGCGACCCGACGGTCGTCCGGGCTGA
- a CDS encoding Rrf2 family transcriptional regulator, with protein sequence MRLTRHADLAMRVLMYLALTGDRRATIQNIASAFGISRNHLMKVVHELACAGYVDSARGAGGGIRLACPPAAIRVGEVIADLEPDFGLVECFRDGNCCVITPACRLPAMLQEALEAFMQVLGGYTLADLVTPANERDLADRLHIRLVGSARASRQPPN encoded by the coding sequence ATGCGGCTGACGCGACACGCCGACCTGGCAATGCGAGTGCTGATGTACCTGGCACTGACCGGCGACCGGCGGGCGACGATACAGAACATCGCCAGCGCCTTCGGCATCTCGCGCAATCATCTGATGAAAGTCGTTCATGAGCTGGCCTGCGCCGGCTACGTCGACTCAGCCCGCGGGGCCGGCGGCGGCATACGCCTGGCCTGCCCGCCAGCGGCCATACGGGTTGGTGAGGTGATTGCCGATCTCGAACCGGACTTCGGCCTGGTTGAGTGTTTTCGGGACGGCAACTGCTGCGTGATCACGCCGGCCTGCCGTCTGCCGGCGATGCTTCAGGAGGCGCTCGAGGCCTTCATGCAGGTGCTTGGCGGCTATACACTGGCCGACCTGGTCACGCCCGCCAACGAGCGTGATTTGGCCGACAGGCTGCACATCCGCCTGGTCGGCAGCGCCAGGGCGTCGCGGCAACCGCCGAACTGA
- a CDS encoding hydrolase TatD translates to MELIDIGCNLGHDSFDADREQVIEHARAAGVVQMVVTGASEAGSLRAVEVAEGHPGVLFATAGVHPHHAVDYCAETESVLAELHRSETVIAAGECGLDYFRDFSPRPTQRRAFERQLELAVDCGKPVFLHQRDAHDEFLAILREFRPRLAGAVVHCFTDTREALDAYLELDCHIGITGWICDERRGRHLKEFVGRIPAERLMVETDAPYLKPRNLTPKIKTRRNEPQWLPWIAGTLAACRGVSPVQLAEETTRCARRFFGI, encoded by the coding sequence ATGGAACTGATCGACATTGGCTGCAACCTCGGCCACGACAGCTTCGACGCCGATCGCGAGCAGGTCATCGAGCATGCGCGCGCGGCCGGCGTCGTCCAGATGGTGGTGACCGGCGCATCCGAAGCGGGCAGTCTGCGCGCAGTGGAGGTGGCAGAGGGCCACCCGGGTGTGCTGTTCGCCACGGCGGGTGTTCATCCGCACCACGCCGTTGATTACTGCGCCGAGACCGAAAGTGTGCTGGCTGAGCTGCACAGAAGCGAGACGGTGATCGCCGCCGGCGAATGCGGTCTGGATTACTTTCGCGATTTCTCTCCACGCCCGACCCAGCGCCGCGCCTTCGAGCGCCAGCTGGAGCTGGCCGTCGACTGCGGCAAACCGGTCTTTTTACACCAGCGCGATGCCCACGACGAATTTCTCGCCATTCTGCGCGAGTTCCGGCCCCGGCTGGCCGGCGCGGTGGTGCACTGTTTTACGGATACGCGCGAAGCGCTGGATGCCTACCTGGAGCTAGACTGTCACATCGGCATCACTGGCTGGATCTGCGACGAACGCCGCGGGCGGCACCTCAAGGAATTCGTCGGACGCATTCCGGCCGAACGGTTGATGGTCGAGACCGACGCGCCCTATCTCAAGCCGCGCAACCTCACGCCGAAGATCAAGACCCGGCGAAACGAACCGCAGTGGCTGCCATGGATTGCCGGCACCCTGGCCGCCTGCCGCGGCGTCTCGCCAGTGCAGCTGGCCGAAGAGACCACCCGCTGCGCGCGCCGCTTTTTCGGGATCTGA
- a CDS encoding DUF4870 domain-containing protein, whose translation MTTDPQQPGPGHENPDSETRNWAMILHLSLLSGLVVPLAGLIVPIIIYVIKKESLPGLVPHGHVVFNWMISAVIYAIISVLLILAAGLGLLLLGALAIVSIVFPIIGGVKASEGELWPYPLSIRFFG comes from the coding sequence ATGACGACCGATCCGCAGCAGCCCGGCCCCGGCCATGAAAACCCCGACAGCGAGACCCGCAACTGGGCCATGATCCTGCATCTGTCGCTGCTCTCCGGGCTGGTCGTGCCACTGGCCGGCCTGATCGTGCCGATTATCATCTACGTCATCAAGAAGGAGTCGCTGCCGGGGCTCGTACCCCACGGCCACGTGGTGTTCAACTGGATGATCAGCGCGGTCATCTACGCAATCATCAGCGTACTGCTGATTCTGGCCGCCGGTCTCGGTCTGCTGCTGCTTGGCGCGCTGGCCATCGTCTCGATCGTCTTTCCGATCATCGGCGGGGTCAAGGCTTCCGAAGGCGAGCTGTGGCCGTATCCGCTCTCGATCCGTTTTTTCGGCTGA
- a CDS encoding biopolymer transporter ExbD, giving the protein MRKRHRPEDEAEINITPMLDIVFIMLIFFIVTTSFVREKGLDISRPTQSEEQIVEEDDSLPIVVRIDHTSLITINKRRVEADAVRANLERERAQNPRSPLIVAAHPDSETNALVRVLDAANVVGIDSISVATESQGR; this is encoded by the coding sequence ATGCGCAAACGTCATCGCCCTGAAGACGAGGCCGAGATCAACATCACGCCGATGCTCGACATCGTTTTCATCATGCTCATTTTCTTCATCGTGACCACCTCGTTCGTGCGCGAAAAGGGTCTGGATATCTCCCGCCCGACCCAGAGCGAGGAGCAGATCGTCGAGGAAGACGACAGCCTGCCGATTGTGGTGCGCATCGATCACACCAGCTTGATCACGATCAACAAGCGGCGGGTGGAGGCCGATGCCGTGCGCGCCAACCTGGAGCGCGAGCGGGCTCAGAACCCGCGCTCGCCGCTGATCGTGGCTGCCCACCCCGACTCGGAAACCAACGCGCTGGTGCGGGTACTGGATGCCGCCAACGTTGTCGGCATCGACAGTATTTCCGTGGCGACCGAATCGCAGGGCCGCTAG
- the glmU gene encoding bifunctional UDP-N-acetylglucosamine diphosphorylase/glucosamine-1-phosphate N-acetyltransferase GlmU — translation MLEIVILAAGEGKRMHSGQPKVLQPVGGRAMLEHLLDAAAALDPGRLHVVIGAGADQIRRHCAGRPFGWVEQKARRGTGHALMQALPQLGTSSRVLVLPGDMPLIRPETLGKLLSRDADLALLTFVADDPTGYGRILRSEGHVSGVREERDASEAERAIREVNSGVMLASAGDWSAWLQQIDDDNAQGEYYLTDCIGVAAAEGRTIDAVVAGDAAELKGANDRAQLADLERIYQQRARAALLAAGATLLDPDTVHVRGRVEAGRDVTVDVNVILCGDVQLGDGVRVGAGCVLTDCHLAAGTRIEPYSVLEGVRTTGPCDIGPFARLRPGTELAEGVRIGNFVETKKAQFGSGAKASHLAYVGDAEIGAGANLGAGTITCNYDGVNKHRTVIGRGAFIGSNSALVAPVTIGSEATIGAGSVISGQAPAGQLTLARGRQRTVPGWKRPAGRGKKS, via the coding sequence ATGCTTGAAATCGTGATTCTCGCTGCCGGCGAAGGCAAGCGCATGCATTCTGGTCAGCCCAAGGTCCTGCAGCCGGTCGGCGGACGCGCCATGCTGGAACATCTGCTGGATGCCGCCGCCGCGCTCGATCCGGGTCGCTTGCACGTGGTGATCGGCGCCGGCGCCGACCAAATTCGCCGTCACTGTGCCGGACGGCCATTCGGATGGGTCGAGCAGAAGGCCCGGCGCGGTACCGGCCATGCGCTGATGCAGGCGCTGCCGCAGCTCGGGACATCCTCGCGCGTGCTGGTACTGCCAGGCGACATGCCGTTGATTCGCCCCGAGACCCTGGGCAAGTTGCTGTCCCGGGATGCGGATCTGGCCCTGCTGACCTTCGTTGCCGACGATCCGACCGGCTACGGCCGCATCCTGCGCAGCGAGGGGCATGTCTCGGGCGTGCGCGAGGAACGCGACGCCAGCGAGGCCGAGCGCGCCATCCGCGAGGTCAATAGTGGCGTCATGCTGGCCTCGGCCGGGGACTGGTCGGCGTGGCTGCAGCAGATCGACGACGACAATGCCCAGGGCGAGTACTACCTGACCGACTGCATCGGTGTGGCCGCTGCGGAGGGTCGCACGATTGATGCGGTTGTCGCCGGCGACGCGGCCGAGCTGAAGGGGGCCAACGACCGGGCCCAGCTGGCCGACCTTGAACGCATCTATCAGCAGCGCGCCCGGGCAGCGTTGCTGGCCGCCGGCGCAACCCTGCTTGATCCCGACACGGTTCATGTCCGCGGCCGGGTCGAGGCCGGTCGCGACGTCACCGTCGATGTCAACGTGATCCTGTGCGGCGACGTGCAGCTCGGTGACGGCGTCCGGGTGGGTGCCGGCTGCGTGCTCACCGATTGCCATCTCGCGGCCGGCACCCGGATCGAGCCCTACAGCGTGCTCGAAGGGGTCCGGACAACCGGTCCGTGCGACATTGGCCCGTTTGCGCGACTGCGGCCGGGCACCGAACTGGCTGAAGGCGTGAGAATCGGCAATTTCGTGGAAACCAAGAAGGCGCAGTTCGGCAGCGGCGCCAAGGCCAGCCATCTGGCCTACGTCGGCGACGCCGAGATTGGCGCCGGTGCCAACCTGGGTGCCGGCACAATCACCTGCAACTATGACGGTGTCAACAAGCATCGCACCGTCATCGGCCGCGGTGCGTTCATTGGGTCGAATTCGGCGCTGGTCGCCCCGGTCACGATTGGCAGCGAGGCCACGATCGGCGCCGGCAGCGTGATATCAGGACAGGCACCGGCCGGCCAGCTGACGCTGGCGCGCGGTCGTCAGCGTACCGTGCCGGGGTGGAAACGACCGGCCGGGCGGGGCAAAAAGTCGTAG
- the polA gene encoding DNA polymerase I, with the protein MPQDFDLCLIDGSSYLYRAFHALPNLTSGDGQPTGAIFGVANMVRRLVERYQPRRVAVIFDAPGKTFRHETYAEYKATRPPMPDELKRQIEPLYQLIDALGLPRLVIDGVEADDVIATLTRRAREADLAVLVSSGDKDLAQLVDDGVVLEDTMQDKRYDPVAVREKFGVGPERMADLLALTGDSSDNIPGIEKVGPKTAAKWLDAYGDLDGIIGHADEIGGKIGDNLRAGLDQLALSRQLVALDDAVKLEGGLDALEPTSPDRERVVELLRCFGFSTWLKRFSDGEDEDHALAGNGLEVETVTTRKRLDGLLEALQSAELIALDTETTSLEPLDADLVGLSFAVETGKAWYVPLAHVDQDNEFSAGEAVEALRGIIEDADRPKVGQHLKYDLNVLERAGIRLAGMGHDTMLESYSFHSTATRHDMDSLASRYLGRRTTAYETVAGKGSKQVTFDQVPVAVAADYAGEDAEVTLALHHHLWPRLQKLDGPCRIYRELEIPLIGVLARMERVGVALDVEQLAVQSREIERRLGELVEQAHEMAGQPFNLGSPKQLQEVLFDQLGLPVQRKTPTGQPSTAEDVLQELARDYELPRLILEHRSLAKLKNTYTDRLPERVHPRTGRIHTHYHQAVAATGRLSSSDPNLQNIPVRTPLGRRIRKAFVAPEGRLLLAADYSQIELRIMAHLSADERLLEAFAAGEDIHRATAAEVFGAGLDEVTDQQRRAAKAINFGLMYGMSAWGLSRQLELSREQAGQYIERYFERYPGVRRFMDAVRRQARDQGYVETLFGRRLWTDEIRSRNGQRRQAAERAAINAPMQGTAADIIKRAMIDVDAWLLAEDVPASLVMQVHDELVLEVDASVIDRVREEVIARMQAAAELAVPLVVDAASGPDWESAH; encoded by the coding sequence ATGCCCCAAGACTTCGACCTGTGCCTGATCGACGGCTCGTCCTATCTCTACCGTGCCTTTCATGCGCTGCCGAACCTGACCAGCGGTGATGGACAGCCCACCGGTGCCATTTTCGGTGTAGCCAATATGGTCAGGCGTCTGGTGGAGCGCTACCAGCCACGCCGTGTTGCGGTGATCTTCGATGCTCCGGGCAAGACCTTCCGGCACGAGACCTACGCCGAGTACAAGGCAACACGTCCGCCCATGCCCGACGAGCTCAAGCGTCAGATCGAACCCCTCTACCAACTGATCGATGCCCTGGGTCTGCCCCGGCTGGTGATTGACGGCGTGGAGGCAGATGATGTAATCGCCACGCTGACCCGCCGGGCGCGTGAAGCCGATCTTGCGGTGCTGGTTTCGTCCGGGGACAAGGATCTTGCGCAGCTGGTCGATGATGGCGTGGTGCTCGAGGACACCATGCAGGACAAGCGCTATGACCCGGTCGCGGTGCGCGAAAAATTCGGTGTCGGGCCCGAGCGGATGGCTGATCTGCTGGCTCTGACTGGCGACAGCTCGGACAACATACCCGGTATCGAGAAGGTCGGGCCGAAGACCGCAGCGAAATGGCTCGATGCCTATGGCGACCTGGATGGAATCATCGGGCACGCCGACGAGATCGGCGGCAAGATCGGCGACAATCTGCGGGCCGGTCTGGACCAGCTCGCTTTGTCGCGGCAGCTGGTCGCGCTGGACGATGCGGTGAAGCTGGAGGGGGGACTGGACGCGCTCGAGCCCACCAGCCCCGACCGGGAGCGCGTGGTCGAGCTGCTCAGGTGCTTCGGCTTCTCCACCTGGCTGAAGCGCTTTAGCGACGGCGAGGACGAAGACCATGCCCTGGCCGGCAACGGGCTCGAAGTCGAGACGGTCACCACCCGCAAGCGGCTGGATGGTTTGCTCGAGGCGCTGCAGTCGGCCGAGCTGATCGCCCTGGATACCGAGACCACCAGTCTCGAACCGCTTGATGCCGACCTGGTTGGCTTGTCCTTCGCCGTTGAAACCGGCAAGGCCTGGTATGTGCCGCTGGCCCATGTCGACCAGGACAACGAGTTCAGCGCCGGGGAGGCCGTCGAGGCGCTGCGCGGCATCATCGAGGACGCCGACAGGCCCAAGGTCGGCCAGCATCTCAAGTACGATCTCAACGTGCTCGAGCGCGCCGGCATCCGGCTGGCCGGCATGGGTCATGACACCATGCTGGAGTCCTACTCCTTTCACTCGACCGCCACGCGCCACGACATGGACTCGCTGGCATCGCGATACCTTGGCCGCCGCACGACCGCCTATGAGACGGTCGCTGGCAAGGGCAGCAAACAGGTCACATTCGACCAGGTGCCGGTGGCGGTCGCAGCTGATTATGCCGGCGAGGACGCCGAGGTGACGCTGGCGCTGCATCACCACCTCTGGCCGCGGCTTCAGAAACTCGATGGACCATGCCGCATCTATCGCGAACTGGAAATTCCGCTGATTGGCGTGCTGGCTCGTATGGAGCGTGTCGGCGTCGCGCTCGACGTCGAGCAGCTCGCTGTGCAGAGCCGTGAAATCGAGCGGCGTCTCGGTGAACTGGTTGAACAGGCCCACGAGATGGCCGGGCAGCCGTTCAACCTGGGCTCGCCCAAGCAGCTGCAAGAAGTGCTGTTTGATCAGCTGGGGCTGCCGGTGCAGCGCAAGACGCCGACGGGTCAGCCGTCAACCGCCGAGGACGTCCTGCAGGAGCTGGCGCGTGACTACGAGCTGCCGCGCCTGATTCTCGAACACCGCAGCCTGGCCAAGCTCAAGAATACCTACACCGACCGCCTGCCCGAGCGCGTTCATCCGCGCACCGGGCGGATCCACACGCACTATCACCAGGCCGTGGCGGCCACCGGGCGGCTGTCATCGAGCGACCCGAATCTGCAGAACATCCCGGTACGCACGCCGCTGGGCCGTCGTATCCGCAAGGCCTTTGTGGCCCCCGAGGGCCGATTGTTGCTGGCCGCAGACTATTCACAGATCGAGCTGCGCATCATGGCTCATCTGTCGGCCGACGAGCGCTTGCTGGAGGCTTTTGCCGCCGGCGAGGATATTCACCGCGCGACCGCTGCCGAAGTTTTCGGGGCCGGCCTCGATGAGGTGACCGACCAGCAGCGGCGTGCCGCCAAGGCGATCAACTTCGGCCTGATGTATGGCATGAGTGCCTGGGGTCTGTCACGCCAGCTCGAGCTGTCGCGCGAACAGGCCGGGCAGTACATCGAACGCTACTTCGAGCGCTACCCGGGCGTGCGCCGGTTCATGGACGCGGTGCGCCGGCAGGCGCGCGACCAGGGCTACGTCGAAACCCTGTTCGGCCGGCGTTTGTGGACCGACGAGATCCGCTCGCGTAATGGCCAGCGTCGCCAGGCGGCCGAGCGGGCCGCCATCAACGCGCCGATGCAGGGCACCGCGGCCGACATCATCAAACGCGCCATGATCGACGTCGATGCCTGGCTGCTGGCCGAGGATGTGCCGGCGAGCCTGGTGATGCAGGTACACGATGAACTGGTGCTGGAGGTCGATGCATCGGTGATTGACAGGGTGCGCGAGGAGGTGATTGCACGCATGCAGGCCGCCGCCGAGCTTGCGGTGCCGCTGGTTGTCGACGCGGCATCCGGACCTGATTGGGAAAGTGCACATTAA
- a CDS encoding DUF2782 domain-containing protein produces the protein MMRTRVPVTLLAGLVTLPGVVLAQQQDPPPADAPPPPPIREPLPPKVQDSDDQIEPQVVIRREDDRIVEEYSSGGVVYMIRIVPDVGPPYYLIDTTGDGNFDSRHEHMQPVRPAHWKIAEW, from the coding sequence ATGATGCGTACCAGAGTTCCCGTCACCTTGCTGGCCGGGCTGGTGACGCTACCCGGCGTCGTTCTGGCGCAGCAGCAGGATCCGCCGCCGGCCGATGCGCCACCGCCCCCGCCGATTCGCGAACCGCTGCCACCCAAGGTGCAGGACTCCGATGATCAGATCGAGCCGCAGGTGGTCATTCGCCGCGAGGACGATCGTATCGTCGAGGAATACAGCTCCGGCGGTGTCGTCTACATGATCCGGATCGTGCCCGATGTCGGGCCGCCCTACTATTTGATCGATACCACCGGTGACGGCAACTTCGACAGCCGCCATGAGCATATGCAGCCGGTCCGGCCAGCGCACTGGAAGATCGCCGAGTGGTGA
- the rsmA gene encoding 16S rRNA (adenine(1518)-N(6)/adenine(1519)-N(6))-dimethyltransferase RsmA — translation MKPHRPRKRFGQHFLHDQAVVRRLVGAVNPRHGQTIVEIGPGEGVLTGPLLAAGARVIAVELDRDLAASLPRRLGFPGSLEVIQADVLETDLARLSPLPLRVVGNLPYNISTPILFHLFGFGERVVDMHFMLQKEVIDRLVADPGSKQYGRLTVMAAFHCDMARLFDVPPGAFRPPPKVVSAVVRMTPKPLDSAGLDRLPRLHAVVRAAFGQRRKTLRNALKDLFSEEEIASAGVDPKARAETVSLAGFSALSDRLTDSRAPERRMAD, via the coding sequence GTGAAGCCACATCGCCCGCGCAAGCGCTTCGGGCAGCATTTCCTGCATGACCAGGCCGTGGTGCGCCGGCTGGTCGGGGCCGTCAATCCGCGGCACGGCCAGACCATTGTCGAGATCGGGCCGGGAGAGGGCGTGCTGACCGGCCCTCTGCTGGCGGCCGGGGCGCGGGTCATCGCGGTCGAGCTCGATCGCGATCTGGCCGCGTCGCTGCCCCGGCGGCTGGGGTTTCCGGGTTCACTGGAGGTCATCCAGGCCGACGTGCTCGAAACCGACCTGGCCAGGCTCTCGCCATTACCCCTGCGCGTGGTCGGCAATCTGCCCTACAACATATCGACGCCGATCCTGTTTCACCTGTTCGGGTTTGGCGAACGCGTCGTCGATATGCATTTCATGCTGCAAAAGGAAGTGATCGATCGTCTGGTGGCTGATCCGGGCTCGAAGCAGTATGGCCGCCTGACGGTCATGGCGGCTTTCCATTGCGACATGGCGCGATTGTTCGACGTGCCGCCCGGCGCGTTCCGGCCGCCGCCAAAGGTGGTTTCGGCCGTGGTCCGGATGACGCCCAAACCGCTGGACTCAGCCGGGCTGGACAGGCTGCCCCGTTTGCATGCGGTGGTGCGTGCCGCCTTCGGTCAGCGCCGCAAGACCCTGCGCAACGCCCTGAAAGACCTGTTCAGCGAAGAGGAGATCGCCTCAGCCGGTGTCGATCCGAAAGCCAGGGCAGAAACGGTATCCCTGGCCGGGTTCTCCGCCCTGTCCGACCGGCTGACCGATTCCCGCGCGCCTGAGCGCCGCATGGCCGATTGA
- the pdxA gene encoding 4-hydroxythreonine-4-phosphate dehydrogenase PdxA, whose translation MDAPLLLTPGEPAGIGPELAVRAALADPALLLVADPGLLRRTLARLGRDTPVHPVEDVSIAVTGGIRCLPVAMARPEQPGRLDPANAGYVLETLRVAARLCQSGAAGALVTGPVHKGVINDAGFTFSVHTEFLAGQAGVVRVVMVLVAGALRVALATTHLPLRAVPDAITRDSLGHTLEILQDGLRHRFGIKRPRIAVLGLNPHAGEDGHLGDEEIRVIGPVIEHFSSRSDLDLLGPLPADTAFTPDRLRSFDAVLAMYHDQGLPVLKHVGFGHAVNTTLGLPFVRTSVDHGTALDRAGQGRADSGSLIAAIRLARELAAGKP comes from the coding sequence ATGGACGCCCCGCTGCTGCTGACACCCGGTGAGCCGGCCGGTATCGGCCCGGAGCTGGCCGTTCGTGCGGCGCTGGCCGACCCGGCCCTGCTGCTGGTCGCCGACCCTGGTCTTTTGCGCCGGACGCTGGCCCGTCTGGGCCGCGACACCCCGGTGCATCCTGTCGAGGACGTATCGATCGCGGTCACCGGCGGGATCCGCTGTCTGCCGGTTGCCATGGCCAGGCCGGAACAGCCAGGCCGCCTGGACCCCGCCAACGCCGGCTATGTGCTTGAGACGCTGCGCGTGGCGGCAAGGTTGTGCCAGTCTGGCGCGGCCGGCGCACTGGTGACCGGGCCGGTGCACAAGGGCGTGATCAACGACGCCGGCTTCACGTTTTCCGTGCACACCGAGTTTCTGGCCGGGCAGGCCGGTGTCGTGCGGGTGGTGATGGTGCTGGTTGCCGGCGCGCTGCGGGTGGCGCTGGCCACGACCCATCTGCCGCTGCGCGCGGTACCCGACGCGATCACCCGGGACTCGCTCGGGCACACTCTGGAAATCCTGCAAGACGGGCTGCGACATCGTTTCGGCATCAAGCGCCCGCGTATTGCCGTTCTGGGTCTCAATCCGCATGCCGGAGAGGATGGTCACCTGGGTGATGAGGAAATCCGGGTCATCGGACCGGTCATCGAGCATTTCTCGTCGCGCAGCGATCTGGACCTGCTTGGGCCGCTTCCGGCCGACACGGCCTTCACGCCGGACCGGCTGCGGTCGTTTGATGCTGTACTGGCGATGTATCACGACCAGGGGTTACCGGTGCTCAAGCACGTCGGTTTCGGTCATGCCGTCAATACCACTCTGGGTCTGCCTTTTGTGCGCACGTCGGTTGATCACGGCACCGCGCTGGATCGGGCGGGTCAGGGCCGGGCTGACAGCGGCAGCCTGATTGCCGCCATTCGCCTGGCGCGCGAGCTGGCTGCGGGCAAGCCGTGA